The genomic region TTATTCATCCGAGCATGTCGCTCGCCGACCACGTGATTGCACTTGCCAATGCCCCCTTAGATAAGGGACGGAAAGTCGCCTCCGTCGCATCGGATTTCGGATCAAACGTGTCTTATGGGGCCACTGAATAAGCTAATTCACGGAGATCCCTGCACTGGACCGTGAAGACCGCGTTGCCCATCACACTTTGATTGGGCCGCGCCTCAAGTGGCTGTCAGTCAGTACATTGGCCTAGCCCAGTGAAGGCGAGATCAAAAAAAACGACCCCTCAAACAAGAGGGGCCGAAAGGGCACTAAAGAACTAAATCAACCGCGGCTTGCGCCTTGGCTGCAGCGGTGAATATGGCCTTCTTATCATCCTTCAGAACGGACACCCAATTTCCCAGGTATTGCGCATGGTCCTCGCGCGGGGATGAGGAGATGCCAAGCCGGGCGCAGAAGAACGCTGAACCGATCTCGGCCACCAGCTCTTCCATCGCATAGGCTGCATCTCCGAACCTGTTGCGCAGATCCCGGTCGCATCGAGACTGAAGTCCAGTCCAGTGCGTCAGTTCATGCAGCAAAACCGCATAGTAGTTTTCGCTGCGTGTGCCTTATAATCGTCCGTATATTTCCGTCGCTGTCGTCCCATTTGGTGCCCCTTTCATGGACAGGGGGAAAGTACCCCAGTGTCCGGGAACAAGGACGAGGTTCACCCTCTCGGCAGCATGCTTTGCATGCACCTGCCGGGCAACGGATGATGGCCCTGAAGCGCAGGTTTTCAGCGCTTTCACCCGTTGATTGATAATACAGATTTGAACGTGCCAACGACAGCAACTTACATTGCCGTCGCAAACCGATTTTGGGGTGATTTCTTTCAATGCACATCTGCCTGCGATCCTTGCTTAACGATCCCAGGCGCGTTTCAAAAAATCGCGCTCCACCACCAACTGACCGATTTTGGAATGCAGCTTGTCGATCTCAGCTTCATTGGTTCGTGCGGCCTCATCCCCCCGCTTGGAAAATGTCGAGGCCATATTGCTGATCGCTGAACGTTTCCAAGTGTTGATCTGGGTCGCCTATTGGACATGCTTGCATGTCCTGTCGGTTCTAGATGGACGCTGTATTTCTTCGCGAGCTCTGCCACCGTCATGTCTTCACGGATCGCCTCGAGTGCTACCTTGGCCTTGAAGTCTGCTGAGTGGTTCTTTCTCTTCGTCATTTGGGATCATCCCTTTCACAAGTCGATCCACCTTAGCTACTGGCCCGAAATCCCGGGACCACCTCAGGCCGCCGCACGCCAACGTCCCAGCATAACGGCTTTGCTTCTTACATCCCATTTTGCAGTAACCTCTTCTGTGAGCGATGCTGAACCGCGACTTTTGCTCGGTGTCATGGGCCCTTCACAACTTCAAATACGATTCCACGGTAAATATCCCCACGCCCTGCTGAAATCCAAGGCGGCAAAAGTGCCGGCCATTTTGCCGCCCGCGACTGCACCGCTCAACAGGTTTCGTGGCCGACTATAGCTCCGTCGCTACAGGGAAGAAACACACGTTGCCAAGTTTTCTCCTTGAATATTCATATAAAACAATTGTTTAGATGATTTATAATAAAAAACAAAAAATTATCTTGCAAGATTTGTCTGAAGTTGAATACTGGGCTCATCACGATATTCATCATGAACACTTGGAGGAGGCCCCATGACTTTGAATTTCAAGAACACTTGCGCCAGCTTGGCTGCTGCGATCACACTGGTTTCAGCACCCCTGTCGGCGGAAACGCTGAGAATCGGGGGGAATTTCCCTGTTGAGCATTCCAGCTCCAAAGCTATTGATATGTTTGCTGAACTGGTGGCACAAAAAACCGGCGGGGATATCGAAGTCGCCACATTCCCGGCAATGCAATTGGGAGGAGCCAAGGAAAATGTCGACCAGGTCCGCTCTGGCGTGATTTTCGGCACCTGGATTGGAACGGCATATCTGTCCCGCACGGTTCCCGAGCTGGAAGCGGTTTCTCTTCCTTTTGCCTATCCGGACCGCGAAACGGCCTTTCGGGTCATCGACGGCACAGTGGGCGACCTGCTGAGCGAAAAACTGGCAGCCAAGGGCTTTGAGACTTTGGGCTGGATGGAGCTTGGATCGCGCAATGTGACCAACAACACCCGCCCGATTGCAACAATTGAGGACTTTGAAGGTCTGAAAATTCGTCTGCAGCCGAATGAAACCCATATCGGAACCTTCCGAGCCATCGGCGGCAACCCGGTGTCGATGGGCATTTCCGAAGTCTACTCGGCGTTGCAGCAGGGGGTACTGGACGGGCAGGAAAACCCATATGCAATCATTGCAAGCCGCCAGTTCAACGAAGTTCAGACCTACCTGTCCGACAGCAGCCACTTTTTCGACTACATCACGCTAGTTGTGAATAAGCGCAAGTTTGAGCGCCTGTCCGATGAAAACAAGGCGGCTCTTCGCGAGGCGGCAGCCGAGGCAGTGGTCTGGCAGCGGACCAAAGCGGCGGAAGAAGATGCCTCTGCCAAGGGTGCTCTGATCGCGTCGGGGATGGTGTTCACCCCGATTTCGGACGAATTGCGTTCCGATTTGCGCGCGCGTTCCAGCGTTGTCATTGATGACCTGAAAGGCCGCATTGGTGCTGATATCATTGATGCCGTCCTGTTAGAAGCGGGCCAGTAATGACTACCCAACAGAATAAAGGGCCCGCTTCGGCGGGCCCCATGTTTGACAGATGTAAAATGTTGCTGAAACATGTTGATACCGCGTCCAAGGGTCTGGTTATCTGCGCCATGGCCGTAATGACAGTGCTTGTCGTGACACAAGTCGTCTTTCGCTACGCTTTCTCCAGTGCCATCGATTGGTCGGACGAAGTCGCCCGGCTGGCCTTTGTCTGGGCGATGTTCCTGGCAATCCCTCATGGTATTCGCGCCGGTGTTCATGTGGGCATTGATGCGTTGGTCACCCGGTTTTCCGCCGCCTTGCAAGAGCGGCTTTTCCGCCTTTCGGCTGCGCTCGGCTGTATCTTGATGTTGGTATTGTTCTATTTCAGTGCCCAGGTCACGGTCTATTCCTGGCCTGAACTGATGCCCACGATCAACTTGACTGCTGCGGTTTACTATATCGCTATTCTGATCGCCGCAGCCCATAGCACGCTGCATTTACTATTGCTGGTTTGGGGTGGCTCCGAGACCTGGTCAGAGGAGACCATGTCATGACTTTGGCAGTTATTCTGATATTCTTCGCCCTGGCGCTGATGGGCACACCGCTGGCCTTCGCCCTTGGTCTGGCCTCGCTTGGCGGGTTTCTGGTCGGCGATATCGAGCTAACGGTGCTACCGCAACGTATGATGCATTCGGTGAACAAGTTTCCGCTGATGGCGATCCCACTGTTCATGCTCGCAGGCGAGCTTATGGTCCTTGGCGGCATTATGCAGCGGTTGATTGACTTCGCCAATGCTATTGTCGGGCGCCTGCATGGCGGCCTGGCGCATGTTTCCATTGTTGCCGGCATGATGCTGGCCGCGGTATCC from Parasedimentitalea psychrophila harbors:
- a CDS encoding zincin-like metallopeptidase domain-containing protein → MLHELTHWTGLQSRCDRDLRNRFGDAAYAMEELVAEIGSAFFCARLGISSSPREDHAQYLGNWVSVLKDDKKAIFTAAAKAQAAVDLVL
- a CDS encoding TRAP transporter substrate-binding protein codes for the protein MTLNFKNTCASLAAAITLVSAPLSAETLRIGGNFPVEHSSSKAIDMFAELVAQKTGGDIEVATFPAMQLGGAKENVDQVRSGVIFGTWIGTAYLSRTVPELEAVSLPFAYPDRETAFRVIDGTVGDLLSEKLAAKGFETLGWMELGSRNVTNNTRPIATIEDFEGLKIRLQPNETHIGTFRAIGGNPVSMGISEVYSALQQGVLDGQENPYAIIASRQFNEVQTYLSDSSHFFDYITLVVNKRKFERLSDENKAALREAAAEAVVWQRTKAAEEDASAKGALIASGMVFTPISDELRSDLRARSSVVIDDLKGRIGADIIDAVLLEAGQ
- a CDS encoding TRAP transporter small permease, yielding MFDRCKMLLKHVDTASKGLVICAMAVMTVLVVTQVVFRYAFSSAIDWSDEVARLAFVWAMFLAIPHGIRAGVHVGIDALVTRFSAALQERLFRLSAALGCILMLVLFYFSAQVTVYSWPELMPTINLTAAVYYIAILIAAAHSTLHLLLLVWGGSETWSEETMS